In the genome of Amaranthus tricolor cultivar Red isolate AtriRed21 chromosome 15, ASM2621246v1, whole genome shotgun sequence, one region contains:
- the LOC130801688 gene encoding uncharacterized protein LOC130801688, which yields MSQSGEGETSDLSRIVEEQNATINYLRAQLKEFLDLKRTLREGGYYESESPKVNRQTSRGDDLKVDIPEFEGRLDGDEFLEWVRTVERVFDYKNTDEEKKVKIVALKLRKYASTWWASKCAKREREGKDMIRSWEKMKKQMKEKFLPSYYMQENFTKLQHLQQDGRSVEEYGREFETMIMRCDLKEDDHQTLVRFLNGLDSKIRNIVELQPYACLDDLINLAHKVDKQQRTKMKETSRFTSARTTNFNSYQENTPHSYSKAHSQDSTALQNNNSKQPLSMPNTPKPNTNSFTPRRCFKCQGLGHISSECPNRKMVNLVEFDDHQEENEEDFCDDAELDEEIIYPDEGELLVMRRALSGVKAKDPNPQREAIFHTKCTVKGKICSLIIDGGSCTNVASKTMVDKLNLTATPHPKPYMIQWLNQNKGIPVNSQVLLSFSIGNSYKESLLCDVIPMDACHVLLGRPWQYDRKVMHDGFKNTHTFVLNNKQITLAPYAPNANSKLQATLTNFHSLIPILKSEQHELEERKELLLLNDETESVLHDHPLIEPVLDEFAYVFPNEIPNGLPPKRGIQHKIDFIPGSSLPNKPAYRTNPKETEEIRRQVDDLLAKGLIRGSISPCAVPTLLVPKKNGEMRMCVDSRAMNRITIKYRFPIPRLNDLLDDLYGSKVFSKIDLRSGYHQVRIHEGDEWKTTFKSKEGLYEWLVMPVGLSNAPFTFMRLVNQTLKPFLGHFVVVYFDDMLPSLRSSFSKEGEDDVGSPTSGSDELTRINTMIHHMEDAQIQGSNVKSFNFVIMN from the coding sequence atgtctcaaagtggtgaaggagaaacaagtgatttgagcagaattgttgaagagcaaaatgccaccattaattACTTACGagcccaacttaaagagtttttagacctaaaacgcaccttaagggaaggtgggtattatgaatctgaaagtcctaaagttaataggcaaacaagccgtggagatgatcttaaagtcgacattccagaatttgaaggaagattagatggagatgagttccttgaatgggtaagaactgttgaaagagtatttgattacaagaatacggatgaagaaaagaaagtaaagatagtagccttaaaattgcgcaaatatgcttctacttggtgggctagcaaatgtgcaaaacgagaaagagaagggaaagacatgattagatcatgggaaaagatgaagaagcaaatgaaggaaaagtttctgccttcatactacatgcaagagaatttcaccaaacttcaacatctacaacaagatggcaggagtgtagaagagtatggtcgagagttcgagacaatgataatGAGGTGTGACCtgaaggaggatgatcatcaaactttggtaagatttttaaatggtttagattcaaaaatcagaaacattgttgaattacaaccttatgcttgccttgatgatttaattaaccttgcacataaagtggataaacaacaaagaactaaaatgaaggaaacctcacgtttcacttcagcaagaactaccaatttcaattcctaccaagagaacactccccattcctattctaaagcccattcacaagattcaacagctttgcaaaacaataattcaaagcagcccctaagcatgcccaatacacccaaaccaaacaccaattcattcacacctaggagatgttttaagtgtcaaggcctaggacatatttcttctgaatgcccaaaccgaaaaatggtgaacttggttgaatttgatgatcatcaagaggaaaacgaggaggatttctgtgacgatgctgaacttgatgaggaaataatatatccggatgaaggagaattattagttatgcgaagagctcttagtggggtcaaagccaaagatccaaacccacaaagggaagcaatattccacacaaaatgtacagttaaaggtaagatctgttcgcttatcattgatggaggaagttgcactaatgtcgcttcaaagactatggtggacaagcttaatctcaccgccactccacaccccaagccatacatgattcaatggttgaatcaaaacaaaggtattcctgtaaactctcaagttttgctttcattttccattggtaatagctataaggagagtcttttatgtgatgttatacctatggatgcatgtcatgttttattaggtaggccgtggcagtatgataggaaagttatgcatgatggttttaaaaacacacatacttttgttttaaataacaaacagataactttagcaccatatgcacctaacgctaattctaaattgcaagcaactttaactaattttcattctttaattcctatacttaaaagtgaacaacatgaacttgaggaacgaaaagaattgttattgctaaatgatgaaactgaatctgttttgcatgatcaccctttaaTTGAACCTgtgcttgatgaatttgcatatgtttttcctaatgaaataccaaatggacttccacctaaaaggggtatacaacataaaattgatttcattcccggttcctcattgcctaacaaaccagcctataggactaatcctaaggaaaccgaagaaattaggagacaagttgatgatttgttagctaaaggtttgattagaggatccataagtccttgtgccgttcctactttacttgtgccaaaaaagaatggagaaatgaggatgtgtgtggatagtagagccatgaatagaatcactatcaagtatagatttcccatACCTAGACTTAATGATTTGTTAGATGACCTATATGGCTCTAAAGTTTTCTCTAAGATTGACCtgaggagtggatatcaccaagttagaatccatgagggggatgagtggaaaaccacATTTAAGAGTAAGGAAGGACTCTATGAATGGCTAGTTATGCCCGTTGGTTTATCTAATGCACCTTttacctttatgagacttgtgaaccaaaccttgaagcctttcttaggtcactttgtagtggtttattttgatgatatgttaccaagcttgaggtcaagcttctccaaagaaggggaggatgatgtaggatcacctacatctggttctgatgaactaacccggatcaataccatgattcatcatatggaagatgctcaaattcaaggttcaaatgttaagtcttttaattttgtaatcatgaactaa
- the LOC130801689 gene encoding uncharacterized protein LOC130801689, with product MVLWEITLATAYFLGLRRTYRLALKIQRRLIPKKHLKIRHFAQRRTRAVFDVALRVHRNIQERDIEVGRNLGNWILRWLDKVKPSANIRGDNQEKLLPPKNHNYNSSMSKQTNSNQKNNDNIQRFSSNNFKKGSDRNLFSAVKPTWPTSFPSITMMMRHPKPVGNTTQYRQLCYSGPQLLTPSYRNLGLGRVIREDIRLWMQQN from the exons atggtGTTATGGGAGATTACTTTAGCGACTGCATATTTCTTGGGTTTGAGACGAACTTATAGACTTGCTTTGAAGATTCAACGTCGGCTTATTCCCAAGAAACACCTTAAAATTCGCCATTTTGCTCAGAg ACGAACACGTGCTGTGTTTGATGTAGCGCTTAGGGTTCATCGAAACATTCAAGAAAGGGATATAGAAGTAGGTCGAAATCTCGGTAACTGGATCCTCAGATGGCTAGACAAGGTAAAACCATCAGCCAACATTCGTGGTGACAACCAAGAGAAGCTTCTTCCTCcaaaaaaccacaactacaacAGTAGTATGTCTAAGCAGACAAACTCTAACCAGAAAAACAATGACAACATCCAAAGATTCAGCTCAAACAACTTTAAGAAGGGTTCTGACAGGAATTTGTTTTCTGCGGTGAAACCTACATGGCCGACATCTTTCCCCTCGATCACAATGATGATGCGGCATCCAAAGCCTGTTGGGAATACCACCCAGTACAGGCAACTGTGCTATAGTGGGCCTCAACTGTTGACACCAAGCTACCGAAATTTGGGACTTGGAAGGGTCATCAGAGAGGATATCAGGCTGTGGATGCAGCAGAATTAG
- the LOC130800957 gene encoding uncharacterized protein LOC130800957 codes for MQRQSLGSPGRGELVVEAKNDAVSTTDERKRRESSPISFSGVDDEEIKPEKPFRRCHSQPEKFIHLIPIFIFLCFFTLYLSSHDPSPKELALFPGFSHPEKIIDSTDIDDIGRFDDNKLKRSGVFAIRSLRNLQEEGNQKSRSHRKLGDF; via the exons ATGCAACGGCAATCTTTAGGCTCTCCAGGAAGAGGAGAACTGGTAGTTGAAGCTAAAAACGACGCTGTCTCAACTACCGATGAGCGAAAACGCCGTGAATCATCACCAATTTCCTTCTCCGGTGTCGATGACGAGGAAATCAAGCCGGAAAAACCTTTCCGACGGTGTCATTCTCAACCTGAAAAATTCATTCATTTAATTCCTATCTTTATTTTTCTCTGTTTCTTCACCCTTTATCTCTCTTCTCACGATCCTTCTCCTAAAG AGTTGGCTCTGTTTCCTGGATTCTCACATCCAGAGAAAATAATCG ATTCGACGGACATTGACGACATTGGAAGATTTGATGATAATAAGTTAAAAAGAAGTGGTGTATTTGCGATACGAAGTTTACGGAATTTGCAAGAGGAAGGCAATCAGAAATCTCGCTCTCATCGGAAACTCGGCGATTTTTAG
- the LOC130801690 gene encoding dolichol-phosphate mannose synthase subunit 2 — translation MDLADRAVGFLLCSISLSIFTYYTFWVIILPFVDSDHFIHQYFLPQEYAVIIPVLAGVTLLCFLSIFIGSVMLKSKKKKA, via the exons ATGGATCTAGCTGACAGAGCTGTTGGTTTTCTGTTGTGTTCCATTAGCTTGTCAATATTCACTTACTATACTTTCTGGGTTATCATCCTG CCATTTGTAGACAGTGACCACTTCATCCACCAGTACTTCCTACCTCAGGAATACGCCGTTATCATACCTGTTCTTGCTGGTGTTACACTTCTCTGCTTTCTGTCCATCTTCATTGGATCCGTAATGCTGAAGTCCAAAAAGAAGAAAGCTTAG